One part of the Triticum urartu cultivar G1812 unplaced genomic scaffold, Tu2.1 TuUngrouped_contig_9891, whole genome shotgun sequence genome encodes these proteins:
- the LOC125532425 gene encoding rho GTPase-activating protein 6-like, whose amino-acid sequence MGHNGIFRNDTCDAYETTAPNWREKRPVKSLVVGRPILLALEDIDGRPSFLEKALRYLEKHGIRVEGILRQAADVEEVDRRLCEYEQGRTEFAPGEDAHIIGDCVKHVLRELPSSPVPASCCTVLLEAFRKFSVKFILKCSCTVLWNVVYEMLALNITIFSTV is encoded by the exons ATGGGGCACAATGGGATATTTCGCAATGACACTTGTGATGCATATGAAACAACGGCTCCAAATT GGCGAGAGAAAAGGCCAGTCAAGTCACTAGTTGTTGGCAGGCCAATTCTGCTTGCGCTCGAAGATATTGATGGCCGCCCTTCTTTTCTAGAAAAAGCTCTGCGTTATCTTGAGAAACATG GGATAAGGGTGGAAGGAATTTTGCGCCAGGCTGCCGATGTGGAGGAGGTTGATAGGAggctatgtgaatatgaacaag GAAGAACCGAGTTTGCACCAGGCGAGGATGCACATATTATTGGTGACTGTGTGAAG CATGTTCTTCGTGAGCTACCATCTTCGCCAGTGCCTGCTTCTTGTTGTACAGTTTTATTGGAAGCTTTTCGtaagttttctgttaagtttatTCTTAAATGTTCGTGCACTGTTTTGTGGAATGTCGTGTACGAAATGTTGGCATTGAATATCACAATTTTTTCTACAGTTTGA